One Syntrophales bacterium genomic region harbors:
- a CDS encoding sigma-54 dependent transcriptional regulator, whose translation MNKTIMIVDDEESICQALGGILTDEGYEVLKAGSGEEALRLIEDEQPNLVLLDIWLPEMDGIAVLKSIKASYPQIQVVMMSGHGTIETAVKATKLGAFDFIEKPLSLEKVILVVNHALDFVRLEEENILLRQKVSHEYELTGSSSVILELKEMIDIVAPTNAWILIMGENGTGKELVARSLHHQSRRAQKPFIEVNCAAIPEDLIESELFGHERGSFTGATAKRRGKFEMANEGTIFLDEVADMSLKAQAKVLRILQEKRFERVGGNRLIQTDVRVLAATNKELEKEMDAGRFRQDLFYRLNVIPLRVPPLRDRKDDILLLVDRFLKDFAMREGETVKTVTEEVLVTLMNHDWPGNVRELKNVVERLIITTPADVISKTDIFSELGKAELNVHKKENSPNKEEISTDSFRLAKQDFERQYIIRRLRDFSGNISRTAEAIGMERSHLHKKIRGYGLDPKTDSGETEEG comes from the coding sequence ATGAATAAAACAATAATGATTGTCGATGATGAAGAGAGTATTTGCCAGGCGCTGGGCGGGATACTGACAGATGAAGGCTATGAGGTTCTGAAGGCCGGAAGCGGCGAAGAGGCATTACGTCTCATCGAGGATGAACAGCCCAATCTTGTGCTTTTGGACATATGGCTCCCGGAAATGGATGGGATCGCTGTTCTGAAATCCATCAAGGCCTCTTATCCCCAGATACAGGTAGTGATGATGTCCGGCCACGGAACCATTGAGACGGCTGTTAAGGCGACCAAGCTGGGGGCATTTGACTTCATTGAAAAACCCCTGTCACTGGAGAAGGTGATCCTGGTGGTCAACCATGCCCTGGATTTTGTCCGGCTGGAAGAGGAAAACATTCTGCTCCGTCAAAAGGTCAGCCATGAATACGAATTGACCGGCAGCAGCAGTGTTATTCTCGAACTGAAGGAGATGATCGATATCGTTGCCCCCACCAATGCCTGGATACTGATCATGGGTGAAAACGGGACGGGGAAAGAGCTCGTTGCCCGATCTCTCCACCACCAGAGTCGCCGGGCGCAAAAACCTTTTATTGAGGTTAATTGCGCGGCAATCCCGGAAGATTTGATAGAAAGCGAACTGTTCGGTCACGAAAGGGGATCTTTTACCGGGGCGACGGCGAAAAGAAGGGGAAAGTTCGAAATGGCGAACGAGGGAACTATTTTCCTCGATGAAGTCGCCGATATGAGTCTGAAGGCACAGGCCAAGGTCTTGCGGATTTTGCAGGAGAAAAGATTTGAACGAGTTGGCGGCAACCGTCTCATTCAGACAGACGTGCGGGTGCTTGCGGCAACCAATAAAGAACTCGAAAAAGAGATGGATGCAGGCCGGTTCCGCCAGGATCTTTTTTACCGCCTTAATGTCATTCCGCTACGTGTTCCGCCGCTCCGAGATCGTAAGGATGATATCCTCCTTCTGGTAGACAGGTTCCTCAAGGATTTTGCGATGAGGGAAGGAGAGACGGTAAAAACTGTTACCGAAGAGGTGCTTGTGACGTTGATGAACCACGACTGGCCGGGAAACGTGCGAGAGCTTAAGAATGTTGTGGAAAGATTGATAATAACGACGCCTGCGGATGTAATTTCCAAGACGGACATCTTTTCGGAGCTGGGCAAAGCAGAGCTTAATGTTCATAAAAAAGAGAATTCACCAAATAAGGAAGAAATTTCAACCGATTCTTTCCGATTGGCGAAACAGGATTTCGAGCGTCAGTACATTATCCGCCGGTTACGCGACTTCAGCGGCAACATTTCCCGGACAGCCGAGGCGATCGGCATGGAGAGAAGTCACCTCCATAAAAAAATTCGCGGTTATGGCCTCGATCCTAAAACTGATTCCGGGGAAACTGAGGAAGGTTAG
- a CDS encoding flippase-like domain-containing protein, with protein sequence MRIKVITGLLISALLVWLSFRGIDIGEVYSSLHKINGALVISSLAVMILMQALRAIRWGFILKPLDPLINKFTIFSITSVGFLAIIAIPARLGELARPYLITKKSRVPMSSALGTIFVERVLDILTVLVIAAVVFFLTPLPLWLFRAGVSLFIFTAVIFGLMIMALRWKEKTALLLIPVIARIPPKITTKIAEITGSFVEGLSIMKHRSLFGAVVILSLIIWLADALAIYLLFLAFSLNLPLTAAFVIMIILIAGIAIPVAPGFIGNWHYFCILGLGLFNVAKTEALTFAVIYHALSIGIIIVLGVVFLPLYSFSLDDLKSRDKL encoded by the coding sequence ATGAGAATAAAGGTTATTACAGGCCTGTTGATCAGCGCGCTTTTGGTCTGGCTCTCATTCCGGGGCATCGACATCGGTGAGGTTTACAGTTCCCTTCATAAAATAAACGGCGCCCTGGTAATATCATCGCTTGCGGTCATGATTTTGATGCAGGCACTCCGGGCAATTCGTTGGGGATTTATACTTAAGCCTCTTGATCCGCTCATCAATAAATTTACAATCTTTTCCATAACAAGCGTCGGTTTTCTGGCTATTATCGCCATCCCGGCGCGTCTCGGCGAGTTGGCCCGACCTTATCTAATCACAAAAAAAAGTCGTGTCCCGATGAGTTCCGCCCTCGGCACCATTTTTGTGGAAAGGGTACTGGACATCCTGACAGTTCTTGTCATTGCCGCCGTGGTTTTCTTTTTAACACCCCTTCCTCTCTGGCTTTTTCGTGCCGGGGTATCATTATTTATCTTTACTGCAGTTATATTCGGCTTAATGATAATGGCCCTCCGCTGGAAGGAAAAGACGGCGCTCCTGCTGATCCCGGTCATCGCCAGAATACCACCCAAGATAACAACAAAAATAGCTGAAATAACGGGTTCTTTTGTCGAAGGATTAAGCATTATGAAACATCGCTCGCTTTTTGGCGCGGTGGTGATCCTGTCGCTGATAATCTGGCTGGCCGACGCCCTGGCAATTTACCTTCTCTTTCTGGCCTTCTCTCTAAATCTGCCGCTTACCGCTGCATTTGTCATCATGATCATTCTGATTGCCGGGATCGCAATCCCGGTTGCCCCCGGGTTCATTGGCAACTGGCATTACTTCTGCATTTTGGGCTTGGGGTTGTTCAACGTGGCAAAAACGGAAGCGCTCACCTTCGCAGTAATATATCACGCCCTATCTATCGGGATAATAATAGTTCTCGGGGTTGTTTTTCTTCCCCTTTACAGCTTCTCGCTTGACGACCTGAAAAGTCGGGATAAGCTCTAA
- a CDS encoding DUF3568 domain-containing protein: MRKTEKWLLSLAALVFLLAGCAAALVGGAAIGAGSGTYFFINGELKTDYYQSFDDVWKASEKTVADMRGVDVIPEKEIGKGKITSRINGEKVDISVSYKAKNVTTVAIRVGLVGHKLSSQLIHDKIGDNLSRK, from the coding sequence ATGCGGAAAACTGAAAAGTGGCTTTTATCTTTGGCGGCGCTGGTATTTTTGCTCGCGGGCTGTGCGGCGGCTCTGGTTGGCGGGGCGGCGATAGGGGCCGGTTCCGGGACCTACTTTTTTATTAATGGCGAGCTGAAAACAGATTACTACCAATCATTCGATGATGTTTGGAAGGCTTCCGAAAAAACGGTGGCGGATATGCGGGGCGTGGATGTGATACCCGAAAAGGAGATCGGCAAAGGGAAGATCACCTCCCGGATAAATGGAGAAAAAGTTGACATATCTGTATCCTATAAGGCAAAAAACGTGACCACCGTTGCAATCAGGGTGGGACTTGTCGGACACAAGCTCTCTTCCCAGTTGATTCACGACAAGATCGGGGATAATCTTTCCCGAAAATAG
- the dnaJ gene encoding molecular chaperone DnaJ, whose translation MATKRCYYEILGVDRNADADQIKQSYRKIAMQCHPDRNPGNKEAENLFKEAAEAYEVLSDQEKRELYNRYGHEGLNGAGYHGFSGFEDIFSSFGDVFGDVFGFNTGRSRARTSARVGADLRYDLQISFMDAALGINTEIELDKYAACPECHGSGCAPGTAPQTCSRCNGRGQVTQSSGFFSISTTCPQCNGRGTIIAAACKKCSGTGRVIITKTVQLKIPAGVETGSRLRLRGEGGEGENGGPSGDLYVFIEVKPHELFERKEDDIYCHIPITFAEAVLGGNIEVPTLTGKEKIKIPKGTPNGKVFRLKGKGIPHLRNYGRGDQLIETVISVPEGITKKQEELLREFERLGRNN comes from the coding sequence ATGGCTACGAAACGTTGTTACTACGAGATTCTCGGCGTTGACAGAAACGCCGATGCGGACCAGATCAAACAAAGCTATCGCAAAATTGCCATGCAGTGCCACCCGGACCGAAATCCGGGCAACAAGGAAGCTGAGAATCTGTTCAAAGAGGCTGCCGAGGCGTACGAGGTGTTGAGCGACCAGGAAAAACGGGAGCTCTATAACCGTTACGGACATGAGGGTCTAAACGGCGCCGGATATCATGGATTTTCTGGATTTGAGGACATTTTTTCCAGCTTCGGGGATGTCTTCGGAGATGTTTTCGGCTTCAATACAGGGCGCTCCCGTGCGCGCACATCAGCCAGGGTGGGCGCGGATTTACGGTATGACTTGCAGATATCTTTCATGGATGCAGCGCTCGGAATAAACACCGAGATTGAATTGGACAAATATGCGGCTTGTCCGGAATGCCACGGATCAGGATGCGCCCCGGGAACCGCTCCGCAGACATGCAGCCGCTGCAACGGACGAGGACAGGTAACACAGTCGAGCGGTTTTTTCAGCATCAGTACAACCTGTCCGCAATGCAATGGCAGAGGGACCATAATCGCCGCCGCCTGCAAAAAGTGTTCGGGGACGGGCAGGGTGATCATTACTAAAACAGTTCAGCTCAAGATACCGGCCGGGGTGGAAACCGGCTCCCGACTCCGCCTGCGCGGCGAGGGGGGAGAAGGCGAAAATGGAGGGCCCAGCGGAGATTTGTACGTTTTCATAGAGGTGAAACCTCACGAGCTCTTTGAGCGAAAAGAGGACGACATCTATTGCCATATTCCCATCACCTTTGCCGAGGCTGTTCTCGGGGGAAATATCGAAGTGCCAACCCTGACAGGAAAGGAAAAAATTAAAATACCGAAAGGAACGCCGAACGGAAAGGTGTTTCGTCTGAAAGGAAAGGGCATCCCCCATTTGCGCAATTATGGCCGCGGGGATCAGCTCATAGAAACGGTGATCAGCGTTCCTGAAGGCATTACCAAGAAGCAGGAGGAACTCCTGCGCGAATTCGAGCGACTTGGCCGGAACAATTAA
- a CDS encoding ATP-binding protein — MEKITRTAQLDPREARRRKREWIIIFITIALIAGATYMESLLFRGETLVLPVSGNVLIFGLININIILIILLLFLIIRNIVKLILERRHGIAGSRLRTRLVAAFVGLSLIPTVLLFLVSINFLSSSIDSWFSIRIGEALNRTLEVAQIYYQQSAEQAKFYARQLSADITSNSLYEVEKFSYLEALVERRHKTYKLNMVEVQINNHKNNLILRDSKYSLIVPKHLSPGEIESVFTGQELTVTEQIKSGDLIRGVVPVFSQSLPKEVVGFVAVSYFLPAGITERINVISKASEEYRQLSLLKTPIKFGYIITLFIVMLLIIFSATWFGIYLARGITVPLQNLAEGTRRVAQGDLEHQIDTVADDELGVLVDSFNQMTKDLRKSKGSLEQANIDLERRRNYMETVLRNVSAGVISIDSSGFITTINRAAEKMLGINYRSIVRKRYDEVLIPDHRILAESVLQEMREGGSGFIEKQIDVLQGERALTILITVTEIRDDEGREMGLALVFEDITQLQRAERTAAWREVARRMAHEIKNPLTPVQLSAQRLQRKYGNRFQEDGEVFWECTRTIIDQVEVLKNLVNEFSRYARLPVTNLSLKDLNETIQNSVIMFKDAHREVDFSFNPGDDIPPLMMDSEQIKRVMVNLLDNAVAALPAHNGRIAVWSLYDGEKKAARVTVADNGCGIPPDYRVKMFEPYFSTKKTGTGLGMAIVSSIIDDHHGRVFVEDNPGGGTIVIFELPVEDKK; from the coding sequence ATGGAGAAAATTACCAGGACGGCACAACTTGATCCTCGGGAGGCAAGAAGAAGGAAGCGTGAATGGATTATCATTTTTATTACGATAGCGCTCATTGCCGGGGCTACCTATATGGAAAGCCTGTTATTTCGCGGTGAAACCCTGGTTCTGCCCGTTTCCGGAAATGTTTTGATTTTTGGCCTGATAAACATCAACATCATCTTAATCATCCTTCTTCTCTTTCTGATTATCAGGAATATCGTCAAACTGATCCTTGAAAGACGGCACGGGATTGCTGGTTCCCGCTTGCGTACCCGTCTGGTTGCAGCCTTTGTCGGTTTGTCCCTTATTCCTACGGTATTACTGTTTCTGGTATCGATCAATTTTCTTTCTTCCAGCATTGATAGTTGGTTCAGCATCCGTATCGGCGAGGCCTTGAACCGAACGCTGGAGGTCGCGCAGATTTATTATCAGCAATCGGCCGAGCAAGCGAAATTTTATGCCCGTCAACTAAGTGCCGATATTACGAGCAACAGCCTTTATGAGGTCGAAAAATTTTCTTATTTGGAGGCCTTGGTAGAGAGACGGCACAAGACCTATAAGCTCAACATGGTCGAGGTTCAGATTAATAATCATAAGAATAACCTGATATTACGAGACAGCAAATACTCATTGATTGTGCCGAAGCATCTTTCTCCCGGAGAAATTGAAAGCGTATTTACCGGTCAGGAATTGACGGTCACGGAACAGATCAAAAGCGGCGATTTGATACGAGGGGTTGTCCCTGTTTTTTCGCAGTCCTTGCCCAAAGAGGTGGTAGGGTTTGTTGCGGTCAGTTATTTCCTGCCTGCGGGAATTACAGAAAGAATAAATGTAATATCAAAGGCATCCGAGGAATACAGGCAACTGTCCCTTCTGAAGACGCCGATCAAATTTGGTTACATAATAACCCTTTTCATTGTGATGCTGTTGATCATCTTTTCCGCAACCTGGTTTGGCATCTACCTGGCAAGGGGGATTACTGTACCGTTGCAAAACTTGGCGGAGGGGACGCGCCGGGTTGCGCAAGGGGATCTGGAACATCAGATTGACACTGTTGCGGACGATGAGCTGGGCGTTCTTGTGGATTCCTTTAATCAGATGACCAAGGATCTCAGAAAGAGTAAAGGCAGTCTGGAGCAGGCAAATATTGACTTGGAGCGACGTCGCAATTATATGGAAACCGTTCTCCGCAATGTTTCGGCTGGCGTGATTTCCATTGACAGCAGCGGTTTTATCACCACGATCAACCGGGCGGCGGAGAAGATGCTTGGCATCAACTACCGGAGCATTGTCCGGAAGCGTTATGATGAGGTGCTGATTCCCGATCACCGGATCCTGGCAGAATCGGTTCTGCAGGAGATGCGGGAGGGCGGAAGCGGTTTCATTGAAAAACAGATAGATGTCCTGCAAGGGGAACGGGCTTTGACTATCCTTATCACGGTTACGGAGATTCGTGACGATGAAGGCCGGGAGATGGGTCTGGCTTTGGTTTTTGAAGACATTACCCAACTGCAGAGAGCGGAGAGGACGGCGGCATGGCGCGAGGTGGCAAGGCGGATGGCCCATGAAATCAAGAATCCTCTTACGCCGGTACAGCTTTCCGCGCAACGTCTCCAACGGAAATATGGCAACAGATTCCAGGAGGACGGAGAGGTCTTCTGGGAATGTACGCGAACGATAATCGATCAGGTTGAGGTATTGAAAAATCTCGTGAATGAGTTCTCCCGTTATGCGCGATTGCCGGTTACAAATCTCAGCCTCAAGGACTTGAACGAGACCATTCAGAACTCGGTAATCATGTTTAAAGATGCCCATCGGGAGGTTGATTTTTCTTTTAACCCGGGGGATGATATTCCTCCATTGATGATGGACAGTGAACAGATTAAGAGAGTTATGGTCAATCTGCTCGACAATGCCGTTGCCGCCCTGCCTGCCCATAATGGTCGTATAGCGGTCTGGAGCCTCTACGATGGTGAAAAAAAGGCGGCAAGGGTGACGGTCGCCGACAATGGTTGTGGTATTCCGCCCGACTATCGGGTAAAGATGTTTGAACCTTATTTTTCCACAAAAAAGACAGGAACGGGGTTGGGAATGGCGATAGTAAGTTCCATTATTGATGATCATCATGGAAGAGTCTTTGTTGAGGATAATCCAGGAGGAGGCACCATTGTTATCTTCGAGTTGCCGGTTGAGGATAAAAAATAA
- a CDS encoding DUF4390 domain-containing protein, protein MLTVKPLLVTCLLVFSLFFAPSSLQAQKASIADLLVTNGQTNLLLYARVADCFNSEIEDAILAGVPTAFTFQIHLYKERSWFPNKKIINIEIHHTIKYDNVKKIFNVSVDNQKTWVNFPDFENAKRMMAEVNAVPLAGLGALTKNEYYLVKLKAKLDKVRLPLHLEYLFFFISSWDFETDWRQERFLF, encoded by the coding sequence ATGCTAACTGTCAAGCCTTTGCTGGTAACTTGTCTATTGGTGTTCTCTCTTTTTTTTGCCCCCTCTTCCCTACAGGCGCAAAAGGCGTCCATCGCGGATCTTTTAGTGACGAACGGCCAGACGAATTTATTGCTATATGCTCGTGTAGCAGATTGCTTTAACTCAGAAATAGAAGATGCAATTTTGGCTGGCGTTCCTACCGCCTTTACGTTTCAAATTCATCTTTATAAAGAACGTTCCTGGTTTCCGAACAAGAAAATAATAAACATAGAAATTCACCATACTATAAAGTACGACAATGTAAAAAAAATATTTAATGTCTCGGTAGATAATCAGAAAACATGGGTAAATTTTCCCGATTTTGAAAACGCCAAGAGAATGATGGCTGAGGTCAATGCGGTTCCATTGGCAGGGCTTGGCGCTTTAACGAAAAATGAGTATTACCTGGTAAAACTGAAGGCAAAATTGGATAAGGTGCGCCTGCCGCTCCATCTTGAATATCTGTTTTTTTTCATATCAAGCTGGGACTTTGAAACAGACTGGCGCCAGGAAAGGTTCTTGTTCTGA